The following proteins are co-located in the Hevea brasiliensis isolate MT/VB/25A 57/8 chromosome 11, ASM3005281v1, whole genome shotgun sequence genome:
- the LOC131170720 gene encoding probable F-box protein At4g22030 — translation MASLQASNLLSSSSSRASSSSKRINAAISVPKLPRIRFPVPKTPSTNLVEDLILRNGYTNTIPIEKSTVTLPRIDKEPSVNSSTSKATAKLYAILEAVADRVEMHQNVGEQRDNWNKLLFNSINMITLTATTMAGIAATGGAGAPLLALKLSSTLLFTAATGMLFIMNKIQPSQLAEEQRNATKLFRQLQRQIQTILALHDPTELDVRNAMDKVLALDKAYPLPLLGKMIEKFPAKFEPALWWPKPHDFQRKSKRAGKNRWSEELEMEMREVIEVIKGKDTEDYMRLGNLVLKINKILAISGPLLTGIAAAGSAFVGNGSWAAIVAVAAGALATTVNTFEHAGQVGMVVEMYRNCAGFFSLMEESIESALEETDFDRREDGQMFEMKMALQLGRSLSELRDLAQKSSSSRIDGVEVDEFASKIF, via the coding sequence ATGGCTTCTTTGCAAGCTTCAAATCtcctctcctcctcctcctcaaggGCATCATCTTCATCAAAAAGAATAAATGCTGCAATTTCTGTCCCTAAGCTTCCAAGAATCCGTTTCCCAGTTCCAAAAACACCATCAACAAACTTGGTTGAGGATCTGATTTTAAGAAATGGGTACACAAACACAATCCCTATAGAGAAAAGTACTGTGACCCTTCCCAGAATAGATAAGGAACCTTCTGTCAATTCCTCAACATCTAAAGCAACAGCCAAGCTTTATGCGATCTTAGAGGCTGTAGCTGATAGAGTGGAGATGCATCAGAATGTGGGTGAGCAACGTGACAATTGGAACAAACTTCTTTTCAATTCCATTAACATGATCACTCTCACAGCTACAACCATGGCTGGTATTGCAGCAACTGGTGGGGCAGGAGCTCCTCTTTTGGCTTTGAAGCTATCGTCAACACTCTTGTTTACTGCAGCTACAGGGATGTTATTTATAATGAACAAAATACAGCCCTCACAGCTTGCAGAAGAGCAACGTAATGCTACGAAATTGTTTAGGCAGCTTCAGAGACAAATACAAACTATCCTTGCTCTTCATGATCCTACTGAGTTGGACGTGAGGAATGCAATGGACAAGGTATTGGCTCTTGACAAAGCTTACCCACTTCCTTTGCTGGGGAAAATGATTGAGAAGTTTCCTGCAAAATTTGAGCCTGCACTTTGGTGGCCCAAACCTCATGACTTCCAAAGAAAAAGCAAAAGAGCTGGAAAGAATAGGTGGAGTGAGGAGCTGGAAATGGAGATGAGGGAGGTTATTGAAGTGATAAAAGGAAAAGATACGGAAGATTATATGAGGCTAGGAAATTTGGTATTGAAGATAAACAAGATTTTAGCCATCTCAGGTCCATTGCTCACAGGCATTGCAGCTGCTGGGTCTGCATTTGTGGGTAACGGTTCTTGGGCGGCCATAGTTGCAGTGGCTGCAGGTGCATTAGCTACCACAGTTAATACGTTTGAGCATGCTGGCCAGGTTGGTATGGTGGTTGAAATGTATAGAAACTGCGCTGGATTCTTCTCACTTATGGAGGAATCAATCGAGTCTGCATTAGAAGAAACAGATTTTGACAGAAGAGAAGATGGACAAATGTTTGAAATGAAGATGGCTTTACAGCTTGGAAGAAGCTTATCAGAGCTTAGAGATCTTGCCCAAAAATCTTCATCTTCTCGTATAGATGGAGTCGAAGTAGATGAATTCGCTAGCAAAATCttttga